One Setaria italica strain Yugu1 chromosome II, Setaria_italica_v2.0, whole genome shotgun sequence DNA segment encodes these proteins:
- the LOC101767257 gene encoding putative disease resistance protein RGA4 gives MAEVLATMVVGPLVSMVKEKASSYLLDQYQVMEGMEEQHKLLKRKLPAILDVIADAEQQAAKQREGAKAWLEEVRTVAYKANDVLDEFKYEALRRKAKAEGHYKALGMDVIKLFPSHNRFVFRYKMAKRLCMILQEIDVLVAEMNAFRFKFKPQPQMPMQWRQTDACIATESVGIAIESRAQETKHLVDRLLAEASSMNLMVLPIVGMGGLGKTTLAQLVYNDPKIQKHFELRLWVCVSNDFDVDSLANRIVKENGCQASGSSSALDNLQKAVSGKRYLLVLDDVWNRDEPSKWERLKSYLQHGGSGSSVLTTTRDEAVAKLMMGTTEGAYKLGSLDEESLGKIIKARAFGSKQEKEWPGELVNMVGEVAKRCAGSPLAATALGSFLGTKTRKQEWEDVLNGSTICDEENGILPVLKLSYNCLPSYMRQCFAFCAMFPKDYEIDVQMLIHLWMANGFIPEQSKVCPETFGERIFIELKSRSFFQDLKNVPFDKNKYSIYGEGDKHRYSSRITCKIHDLMHDVAQSAMGEECAAIATHPSEREDVLRSARHLYLSIRRPETLLNASQEKGSPAFQTLISDGYVEGDLKILSKYNSIRALKIDCGSILRPKYLHHLRYLDLSESDIKALPEDISILYHLQTLNLSYCKWLERLPKELKYLTGLRHLYTHGCRDLKSMPTELGRLTSLQTLTYFVAGADDSGCSNLGELQNLDLGGTLELRKLENVTGADAQAAGLGNKKKLTELELCWTNSDQEAQNNNHKEVVEGLKPHDGLKALRITHCGSRTFPWMNTLKGMVELKLSLCKKLEELPALWELPPLQILHLQGLESLDCLCSGGTTPVTFPKLKVIALLEMAKFEAWWETYEVQGEDPVFPEVEELVIKKCKSLTALPKAASVITELSGRVDTKCRSAFPVLRKMTLGELTMFERWEAGEGISGEEVTFPQLEELSIEYCGSLSALPKGPLLAKQPFGGAETVCCRSAFPALRKLELSHLSALERWGAAEGTPGEEVTFPQLEELSISYCGSLSALPKGSLLAKQPFGGAKTVCCRSAFPALRKLILFDLSVLERWGAAEGTPGEEVTFPQLEELSITECGSLCALPKGPLLAKQPFGGAETVCCCSAFPALRKLELSHLSALERWGAAEGTPGEEVIFPQLEELSITECGSLCALPKGPLLAKQPFGGAETVCCRSAFPALRKLELSHLSALERWGAAEGTPGEEVTFPQLEELSITECGSLCALPKGPLLAKQPFDGAETVCCRSAFPALRKLKLSRLSVLERWGAAEGTPGEEVTFPQLERLSISYCGSLSALPKGPLLAKQPFGGAKTVCCRSAFPALRKLILFDLSVLERWGAAEGTPGEEVTFPLLEDLNIDFCPKLTDLPEAPKLSELSIRRKGDDQQQISLETASRCIPSLYRLNLDVSPDETETTLLHVKNKLNGTLALAAMGLGRCDLFFSSRSSALALWTCFAQLVYLRIWDCDALVYWPENVFEVLVCLRNLDISVCRNLTGRTQASDEQSAPAPERGGLLPCLESLQIVECKSLVEVPILPASLKELHIHSCSDEIESIVFCQQEDTRLVSGEGIVRPKTSSLIPGCNSSCEATASTAVLKLSFAANHRFLPFPCLEFLAIMHCSGLSEVANLPPSIKALNISLCGELQSLSGDLRLLEELLFYGCERLVSLPDGPQAYSSLRVLRIMNCEGIKLLPSSLQSRLGYLEEKYLDARYEELPEPTWKRSIRKLVCSK, from the exons ATGGCTGAGGTACTGGCCACCATGGTGGTCGGGCCACTGGTGTCCATGGTGAAGGAGAAGGCCTCCAGCTACCTCCTGGACCAGTACCAGGTGATGGAGGGCATGGAGGAGCAGCACAAGCTCCTGAAGCGCAAGCTGCCGGCCATCCTCGATGTCATCGCCGATGCCGAGCAGCAGGCGGCGAAACAGAGAGAAGGGGCCAAAGCTTGGCTGGAGGAGGTCCGGACGGTGGCCTACAAGGCGAATGATGTCCTCGACGAGTTCAAGTACGAGGCGCTTCGCCGCAAAGCCAAGGCGGAGGGCCACTACAAGGCGCTCGGCATGGATGTAATAAAGCTCTTCCCTTCTCACAACCGTTTTGTGTTCCGTTATAAGATGGCAAAAAGGCTCTGCATGATCTTGCAAGAAATTGATGTCCTCGTCGCAGAGATGAATGCGTTCAGGTTCAAATTCAAACCGCAGCCGCAAATGCCCATGCAATGGAGGCAGACGGATGCTTGCATCGCCACTGAGTCTGTGGGCATTGCCATCGAATCAAGAGCTCAAGAGACGAAGCATCTTGTTGATCGATTGCTTGCTGAAGCCAGCAGTATGAATCTCATGGTCCTTCCGATAGTAGGAATGGGGGGGTTGGGCAAGACCACCTTAGCGCAGCTCGTTTACAATGACCCTAAAATTCAGAAGCATTTCGAGTTGCGGCTCTGGGTGTGTGTCTCTAATGATTTTGATGTGGATTCCCTGGCTAACAGAATAGTGAAAGAGAATGGTTGTCAAGCAAGTGGAAGTTCATCAGCACTGGACAATCTTCAAAAGGCAGTGAGTGGGAAGAGGTACCTCCTTGTATTGGATGATGTGTGGAACCGTGATGAGCCCAGCAAGTGGGAAAGGCTCAAGTCCTACCTTCAGCATGGTGGCAGCGGTAGCTCAGTGCTGACAACAACTCGCGATGAAGCTGTTGCTAAACTAATGATGGGTACAACTGAAGGAGCCTATAAACTTGGAAGCTTGGATGAAGAGTCCTTAGGGAAAATTATCAAGGCAAGAGCATTCGGTTCAAAACAAGAAAAGGAGTGGCCTGGTGAACTAGTTAACATGGTTGGTGAAGTTGCCAAGAGATGTGCTGGTTCTCCTTTAGCTGCTACAGCATTGGGCTCTTTCCTGGGTACCAAGACCAGAAAGCAAGAATGGGAGGATGTACTAAATGGAAGCACGATTTGTGATGAGGAAAATGGGATTTTACCAGTACTTAAACTAAGTTACaattgcttgccatcatacatGCGGCAATGCTTTGCTTTCTGTGCTATGTTTCCCAAGGATTATGAGATTGACGTGCAAATGCTAATCCACTTGTGGATGGCCAATGGTTTTATCCCAGAGCAATCAAAAGTGTGTCCTGAAACTTTTGGAGAAAGAATTTTCATTGAGCTGAAGTCAAGGTCATTTTTTCAGGATTTGAAGAATGTCCCATTTGACAAAAATAAATATTCTATTTATGGAGAGGGTGATAAGCACAGGTATTCTTCTAGAATTACTTGTAAGATCCATGACCTTATGCATGATGTTGCACAGTCTGCTATGGGAGAAGAATGTGCTGCAATAGCTACACACCCAAGTGAAAGAGAGGATGTTCTTCGTTCAGCTCGTCACTTGTATTTGTCAATCCGTCGACCAGAAACTCTTCTGAATGCTTCCCAAGAGAAAGGATCTCCAGCTTTCCAAACACTGATTTCTGACGGATATGTAGAAGGAGATTTGAAGATTTTATCAAAATACAACTCTATAAGAGCTTTAAAG ATCGATTGTGGTTCAATCCTAAGGCCGAAATATCTTCATCACCTGAGGTATCTTGATCTCTCAGAAAGTGATATTAAAGCACTTCCTGAAGACATTAGCATCCTTTATCATCTGCAAACACTGAACCTTTCTTACTGTAAGTGGCTTGAACGGCTTCCAAAGGAACTGAAGTATTTGACTGGCCTCCGTCACCTCTACACTCACGGATGTAGAGATTTAAAAAGCATGCCTACAGAGCTCGGACGCCTAACTTCCCTGCAGACGCTTACATACTTTGTAGCAGGTGCCGACGACTCCGGTTGCAGTAATTTGGGAGAGCTGCAGAATTTGGACCTTGGTGGTACACTGGAGCTTAGGAAGCTAGAAAATGTGACAGGAGCAGATGCACAAGCAGCAGGTCTTGGAAACAAGAAAAAACTGACCGAACTGGAGTTATGTTGGACCAATAGTGACCAGGAAGCACAGAATAATAATCATAAAGAGGTGGTGGAAGGTCTCAAACCTCATGATGGGTTGAAGGCTCTGAGGATAACTCACTGTGGGAGCAGAACTTTTCCATGGATGAATACTTTGAAAGGCATGGTGGAGCTCAAATTATCTCTTTGCAAAAAGCTCGAAGAGCTTCCTGCACTCTGGGAGCTACCACCTCTGCAAATTCTTCACCTGCAGGGTTTGGAGAGTTTAGATTGTTTGTGCAGCGGTGGTACTACACCCGTCACATTTCCAAAACTGAAGGTGATTGCCTTGTTAGAAATGGCAAAATTTGAGGCATGGTGGGAGACATATGAGGTACAAGGAGAAGATCCAGTATTTCCTGAGGTTGAGGAGCTGGTGATTAAGAAGTGTAAAAGTTTGACTGCATTACCAAAAGCAGCATCGGTGATTACAGAATTGTCTGGCAGAGTTGACACTAAGTGCCGCTCTGCATTTCCAGTATTGAGGAAAATGACCCTAGGTGAGTTGACTATGTTTGAAAGATGGGAGGCAGGCGAAGGAATTTCAGGCGAAGAGGTAACCTTTCCTCAGCTTGAGGAGCTGTCAATCGAGTATTGTGGCAGCCTGAGTGCACTACCAAAAGGACCATTATTGGCTAAGCAACCATTTGGCGGAGCTGAAACTGTGTGCTGCCGCTCTGCATTTCCAGCACTGAGGAAACTAGAATTATCTCATTTGTCAGCCCTTGAGAGGTGGGGGGCAGCCGAAGGAACTCCAGGAGAAGAGGTAACCTTTCCTCAGCTCGAGGAGCTGTCAATCTCGTATTGTGGCAGCCTGAGTGCACTACCAAAAGGGTCATTATTGGCTAAGCAACCATTTGGCGGAGCTAAAACTGTATGTTGCCGCTCTGCATTTCCAGCACTGAGAAAACTAATATTATTTGATTTGTCGGTCCTTGAGAGGTGGGGGGCAGCCGAAGGAACTCCAGGAGAAGAGGTAACCTTTCCTCAGCTCGAGGAGCTATCAATCACGGAGTGTGGCAGCCTGTGTGCACTACCGAAAGGGCCATTATTGGCTAAGCAACCATTTGGCGGAGCTGAAACTGTGTGCTGCTGCTCTGCATTTCCAGCACTAAGAAAACTAGAGTTATCTCATTTGTCAGCTCTTGAGAGGTGGGGGGCAGCCGAAGGAACTCCAGGAGAAGAGGTAATCTTTCCTCAGCTCGAGGAGCTGTCAATCACGGAGTGTGGCAGCCTGTGTGCACTACCGAAAGGGCCATTATTGGCTAAGCAACCATTTGGCGGAGCTGAAACTGTGTGCTGCCGCTCTGCATTTCCAGCACTGAGGAAACTAGAATTATCTCATTTGTCAGCCCTTGAGAGGTGGGGGGCAGCCGAAGGAACTCCAGGAGAAGAGGTAACCTTTCCTCAGCTCGAGGAGCTATCAATCACGGAGTGTGGCAGCCTGTGTGCACTACCGAAAGGGCCATTATTGGCTAAGCAACCATTTGACGGAGCTGAAACTGTGTGCTGCCGCTCTGCATTTCCAGCACTGAGGAAACTAAAATTATCTCGTTTGTCGGTCCTTGAGAGGTGGGGGGCAGCCGAAGGAACTCCAGGAGAAGAGGTAACCTTTCCTCAGCTCGAGCGGCTGTCAATCTCGTATTGTGGCAGCCTGAGTGCACTACCAAAAGGGCCATTATTGGCTAAGCAACCATTTGGCGGAGCTAAAACTGTATGTTGCCGCTCTGCATTTCCAGCACTGAGAAAACTAATATTATTTGATTTGTCGGTCCTTGAGAGGTGGGGGGCAGCTGAAGGAACTCCAGGAGAAGAGGTAACATTTCCTCTGCTGGAGGATTTGAATATTGATTTCTGCCCGAAGTTGACTGATCTACCTGAAGCACCGAAGCTAAGTGAATTATCCATAAGAAGAAAAGGTGATGATCAGCAGCAAATATCCCTAGAGACAGCTAGCAGATGCATCCCTTCATTGTACCGTCTGAATCTGGATGTGTCACCCGATGAAACAGAAACAACATTGCTGCATGTCAAGAATAAATTGAATGGTACACTCGCCTTGGCAGCTATGGGGTTAGGTCGGTGCGACCTTTTTTTCTCCTCCCGCTCAAGCGCACTGGCGCTATGGACATGTTTTGCACAGCTAGTATATTTGAGGATTTGGGATTGCGATGCTCTTGTCTACTGGCCAGAAAACGTGTTCGAGGTCCTGGTATGCCTGAGGAACTTAGATATTTCCGTATGCAGAAATCTGACAGGACGCACACAAGCTTCTGATGAGCAATCTGCTCCAGCACCAGAACGTGGTGGACTCCTGCCATGCCTGGAGTCTCTACAGATAGTAGAATGTAAATCTTTGGTAGAGGTCCCCATCCTGCCGGCATCTCTCAAGGAATTACATATTCACAGCTGCAGTGATGAAATCGAGTCCATCGTATTCTGTCAGCAGGAGGATACGAGGTTGGTGAGTGGAGAGGGTATTGTGCGGCCGAAGACGTCATCATTAATTCCAGGGTGCAACAGCAGCTGTGAGGCCACAGCGTCTACAGCTGTACTGAAGCTGTCATTTGCAGCCAACCATCGCTTCCTTCCATTTCCATGCCTAGAATTTCTAGCTATAATGCATTGCAGTGGCTTGTCAGAGGTTGCCAATCTTCCTCCGTCTATCAAGGCCTTGAACATTTCTTTATGCGGCGAGCTTCAATCCCTATCAGGAGACCTCCGGTTGCTGGAAGAACTCTTGTTTTATGGATGCGAAAGACTGGTATCCTTACCGGATGGGCCTCAAGCATACTCATCTCTTAGAGTTCTTCGGATAATGAATTGTGAAGGTATAAAGTTGCTTCCGTCAAGCCTACAGAGCCGTTTGGGCTACCTCGAGGAGAAATATCTAGATGCCCGTTACGAAG